In the genome of Kitasatospora cathayae, one region contains:
- a CDS encoding ArsR/SmtB family transcription factor, whose amino-acid sequence MIRLTIDSAGLARTRFAVSPLHEAVNTLMASGLNSRTGPYAWVSRTRRVLRREKLELLSGLALEQDGGYIPDFLSPHPTGPEPTVAEQLEAVRRTDPDRVRAELETVQRGIAAANLAGRPVPDAVLRGLERGPRHFAERIADELGRYWELALAPYWPDARAVLDAEIDQRGRFLARHGSGALFNSLAPQLSWSDGLIQLESRFEVTLPARMVLLMPTLVSRRIHVILDPVDGCHRPPTLMYPIAPPAAVPQTPTPALAQLLGPTRADLLAALVDPATTAALAARHYLSAGTVSYHLGVLHRSGLVSRVRSGREVLYRRTPRGEELLAGR is encoded by the coding sequence ATGATCCGGCTCACCATCGACTCGGCCGGGCTCGCCCGCACCCGTTTCGCGGTCTCACCGCTGCACGAGGCGGTCAACACCCTGATGGCCTCCGGGCTCAACTCCCGCACCGGCCCGTACGCCTGGGTGAGCCGCACCCGCCGGGTGCTGCGCCGGGAAAAGCTGGAGCTGCTGTCGGGGCTGGCACTGGAACAGGACGGCGGCTACATCCCCGACTTCCTCTCCCCCCACCCCACCGGCCCCGAGCCGACGGTGGCGGAGCAGCTGGAGGCCGTCCGCCGCACCGACCCCGACCGGGTCCGGGCCGAGCTGGAAACCGTCCAGCGCGGGATCGCCGCCGCCAATCTGGCGGGCCGTCCGGTTCCGGACGCGGTGCTGCGCGGCCTGGAGCGCGGCCCGCGCCACTTCGCCGAGCGGATCGCCGACGAGCTGGGCCGGTACTGGGAGCTGGCGCTCGCACCGTACTGGCCGGACGCCCGGGCGGTGCTGGACGCCGAGATCGACCAGCGGGGCCGCTTCCTCGCCCGGCACGGTTCCGGCGCGCTGTTCAACTCCCTCGCGCCGCAGCTCTCCTGGTCGGACGGGCTGATCCAGCTGGAGAGCCGCTTCGAGGTGACGCTGCCCGCCCGGATGGTGCTGCTGATGCCGACGCTGGTGAGCCGCCGGATCCACGTCATCCTGGATCCGGTCGACGGCTGCCACCGGCCGCCGACGCTGATGTACCCGATCGCGCCGCCGGCGGCCGTCCCGCAGACGCCCACGCCGGCGCTGGCCCAGCTGCTCGGGCCGACCCGGGCGGACCTGCTGGCCGCGCTGGTCGATCCGGCGACCACCGCCGCGCTGGCCGCCCGGCACTACCTGAGCGCGGGGACGGTCTCGTACCACCTGGGGGTGCTGCACCGCTCGGGCCTGGTGAGCCGGGTGCGCAGCGGGCGGGAGGTGCTGTACCGGCGGACGCCGCGCGGGGAGGAGCTACTGGCGGGTCGATAG
- a CDS encoding alpha/beta fold hydrolase: MAEIRVNGVSLHYEARGEGPGVVLVHGSWSDADSWARVLPGLAESTTAVAYDRRGHSRSEDLLTQGSVHEDAADLAGLIQGLGLAPAFVYGDSYGALITLRLAAARPDLLRGIAVHEPPGSGLLLTDPDLRPIGTAFADRIAAVRELLEQAESAAAAELYVDSLAFGPGAWEQLPAPVRHTYIRNAPTYLDELRDPDALDLDLTGLARFSEPALLTQSDDSVPMFGEVLDLIDLALPKAERHVYGGAGHAPHLSQPEEWVRVVLPRALV; the protein is encoded by the coding sequence ATGGCCGAGATCAGGGTGAACGGGGTCTCACTGCACTACGAGGCCCGAGGCGAGGGGCCCGGCGTCGTCCTGGTGCACGGTTCGTGGAGCGACGCGGACTCCTGGGCGCGGGTGCTGCCGGGCCTGGCCGAGTCCACCACCGCCGTCGCGTACGACCGCCGGGGCCACAGCCGCAGCGAGGACCTGCTCACCCAGGGTTCGGTGCACGAGGACGCGGCCGACCTGGCCGGTCTGATCCAGGGACTCGGCCTCGCACCGGCCTTCGTCTACGGGGACTCCTACGGCGCCCTGATCACCCTCCGGCTCGCCGCCGCCCGGCCCGACCTGCTGCGCGGCATCGCGGTGCACGAGCCGCCGGGCAGCGGCCTCCTGCTGACCGACCCGGACCTGCGACCGATCGGCACCGCCTTCGCCGACCGGATCGCCGCCGTCCGGGAGCTGCTGGAGCAGGCCGAGTCCGCCGCGGCCGCCGAACTGTACGTGGACAGCCTGGCCTTCGGCCCGGGCGCCTGGGAGCAGCTGCCGGCGCCGGTCCGGCACACCTACATCCGCAACGCTCCGACCTACCTGGACGAGCTGCGCGACCCGGACGCGCTGGACCTCGACCTCACCGGGCTGGCCCGGTTCAGCGAGCCCGCGCTGCTCACCCAGAGCGACGACAGCGTGCCGATGTTCGGTGAGGTGCTGGACCTGATCGACCTCGCCCTGCCGAAGGCGGAGCGGCACGTGTACGGGGGCGCCGGTCACGCTCCGCATCTGTCGCAGCCGGAGGAGTGGGTGCGGGTGGTGCTCCCGCGCGCGTTGGTGTGA
- a CDS encoding MFS transporter produces MNTFRGSGLLRNRDFSLLLSSQLISAIGDQAQFMALPLVVLALTGSATQAGFVLGLGTVSFLAFGLVAGALVDRWDRKTTMFWCEVGRTVLTSSVVVAAWLDRLTMPQLYATAVLAGFSGTVFQVASTAALPNIVDTPQLPTALGYQQSAASAVSIFGAPLAGALYAVGQVVPFAVNAVSFAVSAASLRLMRARFQVERHDVVRTRARLTTEIREGLSWLWREPVIRFLTLVTAADKARYGAGYLLIIALAQQLGSSSLWIGVIFSGAAVGAMVGALVSDRVTRRFRLGRIAVVMLWLEAVMFPLYALAPSPLLLAAVAAGESLVAPVYAVAMTTHQLSITPDELRGRATSTISTFTTGALSIGTLAGGALISALGAKPLVWLCGAWLLALALLTTANRAVRQAPRAGTIPRKETAIETRAAGLAS; encoded by the coding sequence ATGAATACCTTTCGTGGTTCCGGCTTGCTCCGGAACCGGGACTTCTCGCTGCTGCTGAGCAGCCAACTGATATCTGCCATCGGCGACCAGGCCCAGTTCATGGCCTTGCCGCTGGTCGTCCTGGCCCTCACCGGATCGGCCACCCAGGCCGGGTTCGTACTGGGCCTGGGAACCGTCTCCTTCCTCGCGTTCGGGCTGGTCGCGGGGGCACTTGTCGACCGATGGGACCGCAAGACCACCATGTTCTGGTGCGAGGTCGGCCGGACCGTGCTGACCTCCAGCGTCGTTGTCGCGGCGTGGCTGGACCGACTCACGATGCCCCAGCTGTATGCGACGGCCGTGCTCGCCGGGTTTTCGGGGACTGTCTTCCAGGTTGCCAGCACCGCGGCCCTGCCGAACATCGTCGATACCCCGCAGTTGCCCACGGCCCTCGGCTACCAGCAGTCCGCCGCCAGCGCGGTGAGCATCTTCGGAGCTCCGCTCGCCGGTGCGCTCTACGCCGTCGGGCAGGTCGTGCCGTTTGCCGTCAACGCGGTGTCATTCGCCGTGTCTGCAGCCTCGCTGCGCCTGATGCGCGCCCGATTCCAGGTGGAGCGGCACGACGTCGTCCGAACGAGGGCTCGACTCACCACGGAGATCCGGGAAGGGCTCAGCTGGCTGTGGCGTGAGCCGGTCATCCGCTTTCTCACTCTGGTAACGGCCGCTGACAAGGCCCGCTATGGAGCCGGCTATCTGCTGATCATCGCTCTTGCCCAGCAGCTCGGCTCATCGTCGCTGTGGATCGGTGTCATCTTCAGCGGAGCGGCAGTCGGCGCGATGGTAGGGGCGTTGGTGTCGGACCGGGTTACGCGTCGGTTCCGACTCGGTCGGATCGCCGTGGTGATGTTGTGGCTGGAGGCGGTGATGTTCCCGCTGTACGCGCTGGCCCCCAGCCCGCTGCTGCTGGCCGCAGTCGCGGCTGGCGAGTCCCTGGTGGCTCCTGTGTACGCCGTGGCGATGACCACCCACCAGCTGAGCATCACCCCCGACGAGTTGCGAGGCCGTGCGACGAGCACGATCTCGACGTTCACCACGGGGGCGTTGTCAATCGGCACGCTTGCAGGCGGCGCGCTGATCAGCGCACTGGGCGCCAAGCCGCTGGTCTGGCTCTGCGGAGCATGGCTGCTCGCCCTTGCCCTGTTGACCACGGCGAACCGGGCCGTGCGACAGGCACCGAGGGCGGGCACCATCCCGCGGAAGGAGACCGCCATCGAGACCCGGGCAGCGGGTCTGGCCAGCTAG
- a CDS encoding VOC family protein: MLRLTDFIIDCPDTMNLAAFYSEVTGRPIKEGSSEDWAGIQFGEIELAFIRVDDYRAPQWPDSEHPKQFHLDFEVDEIESEQRRVLDLGATLRQDFIGPNGYGWQVYTDPVGHPFCLCRNKGVIWTDQGPIWPKHD, encoded by the coding sequence ATGCTGCGACTCACCGATTTCATTATCGACTGCCCGGACACGATGAATCTGGCGGCTTTCTACTCCGAGGTGACGGGCCGTCCGATCAAGGAAGGCAGCTCCGAGGACTGGGCTGGCATCCAGTTCGGCGAGATCGAGCTGGCATTCATCCGGGTGGACGACTACCGCGCTCCGCAGTGGCCCGACAGCGAGCACCCCAAGCAGTTCCACCTCGACTTCGAAGTGGACGAGATCGAGTCCGAGCAGCGCCGCGTCCTCGACCTCGGCGCGACGCTAAGGCAGGACTTCATCGGCCCCAACGGCTACGGCTGGCAGGTCTACACCGACCCGGTCGGCCACCCCTTCTGCCTGTGCCGCAACAAGGGCGTCATCTGGACCGACCAGGGCCCGATCTGGCCCAAGCACGACTAG
- a CDS encoding DUF397 domain-containing protein: MSAKHDPYDHNSIDAEWVKSPFSADDNGSCVIIARFDNGDVWLGDDKDPSRPHLAFNRSEWTAFVQAIEARDPRFTA, from the coding sequence GTGAGCGCGAAGCACGACCCCTACGATCACAACTCAATCGACGCCGAGTGGGTCAAGTCACCCTTCTCTGCTGACGACAACGGCAGTTGTGTGATCATCGCCCGCTTCGACAACGGCGACGTCTGGCTCGGCGACGACAAGGATCCCAGCCGCCCCCACCTCGCCTTCAACCGCTCCGAGTGGACCGCCTTCGTCCAGGCCATCGAAGCCCGCGACCCCCGCTTCACCGCCTAG
- a CDS encoding helix-turn-helix domain-containing protein, translated as MSKELSAIRQIRLGDELRNWRLENNKTLADATAGLKGWNPARLSRIERAHQPISAADLKILLDHYGITGQERADLEGLLSAGPTRRWWRSLDFADSITAAFAEYLDLEADASHISEYFPAAFPGLLQTEGYAAEMIAASLSAPNDEQIEAATEVRLRRQSRLTDGQPLKFDAYFGEVALLVAGDQRVLADQIRHVIKVAQYPNITVKMVPLSAGRPGILASGVVLMRFPGDPDGGFVFIEAVGGMLPRRTGRDVRRAERAFARVERCALSPEETITVLERKLEELT; from the coding sequence TTGAGCAAGGAGCTGTCCGCAATCAGGCAGATCCGCCTCGGCGACGAGCTACGCAACTGGCGGCTGGAGAACAACAAGACCCTGGCGGACGCCACAGCCGGCCTGAAGGGCTGGAACCCCGCCCGGCTCAGCAGAATTGAGCGCGCGCACCAGCCGATCAGTGCGGCAGATCTGAAGATCCTTCTGGACCACTACGGCATCACCGGTCAGGAACGAGCGGATCTTGAGGGTCTGCTCAGCGCAGGCCCTACGCGGCGCTGGTGGCGCAGCCTGGACTTCGCCGACAGCATCACAGCCGCCTTCGCCGAGTATCTCGACCTCGAAGCCGACGCCTCTCACATCTCGGAGTACTTCCCTGCCGCTTTCCCTGGGCTGCTCCAAACCGAGGGTTACGCGGCCGAGATGATCGCAGCCAGTTTGAGCGCACCCAACGATGAACAGATCGAAGCCGCGACCGAAGTACGCCTCCGTCGACAGAGTCGCTTGACCGACGGCCAACCACTCAAGTTCGATGCCTACTTCGGAGAAGTCGCGCTGTTGGTCGCAGGCGATCAACGGGTCCTCGCGGACCAGATCCGACACGTGATCAAGGTCGCCCAATACCCCAACATCACCGTCAAGATGGTTCCGCTCAGCGCTGGCCGACCTGGCATTCTGGCCTCGGGCGTTGTGCTGATGCGGTTCCCTGGTGACCCCGATGGAGGCTTCGTCTTCATCGAAGCCGTCGGAGGTATGCTCCCGCGTAGAACGGGACGCGACGTACGACGGGCCGAGCGGGCCTTCGCTCGTGTCGAGCGCTGCGCGTTGTCGCCCGAGGAGACCATCACCGTCCTTGAACGCAAGTTGGAAGAGCTGACGTGA
- a CDS encoding ATP-binding protein codes for MSALSTPLFHISELCLADHSTSVRTARRYVRDQLGSWGYQGDKVDDLVLITSELVTNAVVHACQGQGEVRLHLQEFTGDCRLEVWDPRFDLPIQGREPRRFREGGRGIELVRELALDFGVITRRGSGKRVWVRILLN; via the coding sequence ATGTCCGCGTTGAGCACACCTCTCTTCCACATCTCCGAGCTCTGCCTCGCCGACCACTCCACCTCGGTCCGTACCGCCCGCCGGTACGTCCGGGACCAGTTGGGCTCCTGGGGCTACCAGGGCGACAAGGTCGACGACCTCGTCCTCATCACCTCCGAACTCGTCACCAACGCCGTCGTCCACGCCTGCCAGGGCCAGGGCGAAGTCCGGCTCCACCTCCAGGAGTTCACCGGCGACTGCCGGCTCGAAGTGTGGGACCCGCGCTTCGACCTCCCGATCCAGGGCCGCGAACCCCGCCGCTTCCGTGAGGGCGGCCGGGGCATCGAACTCGTCCGCGAACTCGCGCTCGACTTCGGCGTCATCACCCGCCGGGGCTCGGGCAAGCGCGTGTGGGTCCGCATCCTGCTCAACTGA